CCTCAACCGGGATCCGCGCTTCAATCGGCACCTGACTGGACTGGTTTTCACCATCCCGGGCGCTAAAATCCCAGCCGATGATGACATGACCATCACTGCGGTCCCGCAAGCGGTCAAGATCAGCTTTCACATTCCGGGTCAGCCAGTCATCGTCAGCTTCCTCATAAAGCGTGCGCAGATCCGGTGACTCAGTACTCGCTTGTGCCGGATCTTTGCTTTTGTCGATGCGATCTGCATTCAGCGCCTGATAACCCCGCTGCTCGGCCAGGGTCCAGTGCCGGTTGGCCATCGCAATGGCCATCGCATCCCGGTAATCCATGGCATCGGCATCGGTCCGCAGTTCAAGTTCCACATTCAGCGCATTGGCTTTTGACGTTTCTCTCTGCTGATTCATCACCCCCGCTGCCGTCATCAGCTGCCGTGCTGTCAGTTGAGATTTTTTCGTATAAAGCTGTTCAGATGTCTGCTGATAAAGTGTGGTTTCACCGGTCAGTGAAGCGACTTCCAGTACGCCGAGTTGCGCTGCAGTCTGATAGGGTTCCGGCTTTCTCAGCACTTGCTGGTACAACGCCAATGCCGAAGAATACTGGCGTTGCGCCAACCTCAGATCGGCTTCAGTCAGCGTGCGTTGCGCATGTAATTCATCCAGTTCGGCGACCGGCAGTGCATTCGGATCGCCTTTGAGTCGCAACTGGCCTTGCTTTGTCAGCCACGCATCAAAATCACCGAACTTCGCCAGCGCGATCATCAGCTCGCCGTGTCCCAGGGTGTCAGATTCCGACCAGTCCTCATCCGGCTGCATGCCCCGATAAATCGCTTCGGCCCGGGTCCGCTCTCCCAAACGTACCAGCGTAACGCCCAGCCGGGCCAGCACCGCTGGCTGATCGCCGTACTGCTGTGTCAGACCATCCAGCTGCGCTCGCACCGCAACCGGGTTCGCCGCGTAACGGTCCGCGACCGCATCCAGAGACTGGTTGAGTTTCAGCCGAGCCAGATTCCGGCTCATGGCATCCGTGCGCTGGGGAACCGGCACGCGAGACAAGGTCTGTACCGCTTCCGCTTCACGGCCGGATTGCGACAGATACAGCGCATAAGCAAAGTACATTTCCGGGTCTGAACTGCCGGAAGACCATTCACGCATCAGGGTATCCGCACGCGCACGCTGCCCGACAGAAACCAGCGCATCCGCGATATCCCGTCGCTGCCAGGCAGAGGTCGGATTCAATGCCAGCAGTGCGTCCGCAGCCCGCTCAATTTCATCGGGCTGATTCATCGCCACAGCCTGCGCGAATCCGGCCAGGGCCTGACGGGTTTTCAGGTCCTGTCGTCTGTCTTGCAGTAACCGTTGCGAAGACACTGGCATCGATTCAATCAATGCAATGGCTTCTTTCAGGGCCCCTTGTGCTTCACGGACATTCACCCGCCCTCGCAACGCCGAGGCATTCCCCGGTTCCCGTTTCAGCGCCTGTAAGTAGGCCTGATCAGCGGCATCGTAGGCTTGCTCAGACAGCAGTACATCTGCCATTTTCAGGTACGCATAGGGCTGTGCATCATTCACCGACGCCGCTTTCCGGTACGCTTTCTTCGCTGACGCAGACTGCCCTTTCGCCAGCAGCGCATCGCCTTCATCCAGCGCTGCCCAGTAAGACGACGCTTCGATCAGCGACTGCCATTTACTCAGGTTATCCGGGTCGCTGTCGAGCGCCTGAGCCTGCTGAAAATAGCCCAACGCTTTGCCCTGCTGCCCCATTCGCAAATACACCAGTCCCAATCCGCCCAGAATTTCCGGGTCTTTGGGGCGTGTGGTCAGCGCATAGCGCAGTTGGCGCTCAGCCTGGGTGTATTGTGATTTCTCAATCAGTGCCAGTCCCTGACGTTTCGCCTGATACGTTGGGTCTTGCCGG
The Photobacterium sp. GJ3 DNA segment above includes these coding regions:
- a CDS encoding cellulose synthase subunit BcsC-related outer membrane protein, whose translation is MSVSRSAVSFTRVALSIGALFSSPTILAGVVPDTPLTPQQLKQVYQPVTPVQLATSLDQVDSVAFLRDQLALATALGRDDIVASALERLLAIDSRHPDGLYYQARLYLKQNQISLADAVVRQMNPDARQAIAIRDLMAVAGEQRGALQQARLLAHAGRYPEALQAYQALFPHGMPSPELQLEYLQVEGNIRDQWPDVQQGLEQLNAAYPGVPAFQLALANHIRRRNPADPWILETYRQLSLRTDLGRAAADAWLRALDQLPISQAVADQYAILASYYPSDLAINRANQDAQQRWETEQTLRQDPTYQAKRQGLALIEKSQYTQAERQLRYALTTRPKDPEILGGLGLVYLRMGQQGKALGYFQQAQALDSDPDNLSKWQSLIEASSYWAALDEGDALLAKGQSASAKKAYRKAASVNDAQPYAYLKMADVLLSEQAYDAADQAYLQALKREPGNASALRGRVNVREAQGALKEAIALIESMPVSSQRLLQDRRQDLKTRQALAGFAQAVAMNQPDEIERAADALLALNPTSAWQRRDIADALVSVGQRARADTLMREWSSGSSDPEMYFAYALYLSQSGREAEAVQTLSRVPVPQRTDAMSRNLARLKLNQSLDAVADRYAANPVAVRAQLDGLTQQYGDQPAVLARLGVTLVRLGERTRAEAIYRGMQPDEDWSESDTLGHGELMIALAKFGDFDAWLTKQGQLRLKGDPNALPVAELDELHAQRTLTEADLRLAQRQYSSALALYQQVLRKPEPYQTAAQLGVLEVASLTGETTLYQQTSEQLYTKKSQLTARQLMTAAGVMNQQRETSKANALNVELELRTDADAMDYRDAMAIAMANRHWTLAEQRGYQALNADRIDKSKDPAQASTESPDLRTLYEEADDDWLTRNVKADLDRLRDRSDGHVIIGWDFSARDGENQSSQVPIEARIPVEAWSGHLLLRADSVHVDSGDLTYFDKTPNVNAPVRFREQASGTALGVGWQAENWHADIGTTPLGFDHATWVGGVTLRGELGDFGVSGTLSRRPETSSTLSYAGMTVPENTNDPAGTSWGGVVRTGVKLNSSWDLGGPYGFWNSLQRHQMTGENVADNTRLALLGGAYYKLIATDAQRLSIGTNLLFFHYDKNLSEYTLGSGGYYSPDRYFSVSIPVNYYGRYDNSLSYLVSASVSNSWSQLDAPYQSDGADSTGGGFGYSLEAAVEKRVSRRWYLGASLDLQRSDFYEPNHVMLYFKYTFSDRWQPIEYPPAVPTLYSDFD